A genomic region of Deltaproteobacteria bacterium contains the following coding sequences:
- a CDS encoding D-lysine 5,6-aminomutase subunit alpha: MAQLFVDAEKIARARELARSAAMGVQAFIGRHTTVSIERTVLRLLGISGTGARGAPLANLMVDRLRDARVLQRGAAYWLGRALRASPGKDPLQAIERIAAHPEKLPPLPAAEDQQLREEMRAETRAAVRELQARIDERKQRKRDLRVGSFDGAPWKYVIVATGNIHDDVEQAKAAAEQGADVIAVIRSTAQSLLDYVPHGATTEGFGGTYATQENFRIMREALDEESKRLGRYVHLTNYSSGLCMPEIAFMAAYERLDMLLNDAMYGILFRDINMQRTFCDQYFSRRICAFAEIIINTGEDNYITTADADEAAHTVIASQLINETFARLAGMKEELIGFGHSFEIDPAREDTLLREFAMAMMVRELFPRSPIKYMPPTKHKEGDIFFSHAYDVMSDLVAIATGQRIQLLGMMTEAMHNPFLMDRYVALKSASYVYRGARHLGDEIRFQPDGIVARRQREVFDQALALLEEVAKDGMMAAIGKARFGDTARTPEGGKGLDGVVEKAPDYFNPFLEILEGAA; the protein is encoded by the coding sequence ATGGCGCAGCTCTTCGTCGACGCTGAGAAGATCGCCCGCGCGCGCGAGCTCGCCCGCAGCGCCGCGATGGGTGTGCAGGCGTTCATCGGTCGCCACACCACGGTCTCCATCGAGCGCACCGTCCTGCGGCTGCTCGGGATCTCCGGCACCGGTGCCCGCGGTGCTCCGCTGGCGAATCTGATGGTCGACCGCCTGCGCGACGCCCGCGTGTTGCAACGGGGCGCGGCGTACTGGCTGGGCCGCGCCCTGCGCGCGTCGCCGGGGAAGGATCCGCTGCAGGCGATCGAGCGAATCGCGGCGCATCCCGAGAAGCTGCCACCGCTTCCCGCCGCCGAGGACCAGCAGCTCCGCGAGGAGATGCGCGCGGAGACGCGCGCCGCGGTCCGGGAGCTGCAAGCGCGCATCGACGAGCGCAAGCAGCGCAAGCGCGACCTTCGCGTCGGATCGTTCGATGGCGCGCCCTGGAAGTACGTCATCGTCGCCACCGGCAATATCCACGACGACGTGGAGCAGGCGAAAGCCGCCGCCGAGCAGGGCGCCGACGTGATCGCCGTCATCCGCAGCACGGCGCAGTCGCTGCTCGACTATGTTCCGCACGGCGCCACCACCGAGGGATTCGGCGGCACCTACGCGACCCAGGAGAACTTCCGCATCATGCGCGAGGCGCTCGACGAGGAGTCGAAGCGCCTCGGGCGCTACGTCCACCTGACGAACTACAGCTCCGGTCTCTGCATGCCGGAGATCGCCTTCATGGCCGCGTACGAGCGTCTGGACATGCTGCTCAACGACGCCATGTACGGCATCCTCTTCCGCGACATCAACATGCAGCGGACGTTCTGCGACCAGTATTTCTCCCGCCGCATCTGCGCCTTCGCGGAGATCATCATCAACACCGGCGAGGACAACTACATCACCACCGCCGACGCGGACGAGGCGGCGCACACCGTGATCGCCTCGCAGCTGATCAACGAGACCTTCGCCCGCCTCGCCGGCATGAAGGAGGAACTGATCGGCTTCGGCCATTCCTTCGAGATCGATCCGGCCCGCGAGGACACGCTCTTGCGCGAGTTCGCGATGGCGATGATGGTCCGGGAGCTCTTCCCTCGCAGTCCGATCAAGTACATGCCTCCCACCAAGCACAAGGAGGGCGACATCTTCTTCAGCCACGCCTACGACGTGATGTCCGATCTGGTCGCCATCGCCACCGGGCAGCGCATCCAGCTCCTGGGCATGATGACGGAAGCGATGCACAATCCCTTCCTCATGGATCGCTACGTGGCGCTCAAGTCCGCCTCGTACGTGTACCGGGGCGCGCGGCACCTGGGCGACGAAATCCGTTTCCAGCCCGACGGGATCGTCGCCCGGCGGCAGCGCGAGGTGTTCGACCAGGCCCTCGCGCTGCTCGAGGAGGTTGCCAAGGACGGGATGATGGCTGCCATCGGCAAGGCGCGGTTCGGCGACACCGCGCGCACACCCGAAGGAGGGAAGGGGCTCGACGGAGTGGTGGAGAAGGCCCCCGACTACTTCAACCCCTTCCTCGAGATCCTCGAGGGCGCGGCGTGA
- a CDS encoding 3-aminobutyryl-CoA ammonia lyase, with product MKVTLRVRLSAHDAHYGGGLVDGARVLGLFGDAGTELLIRNDGDEGLFRAYESVEFLAPLHAGDFVEVDAELVSVGKTSRKVRFEARKYISPRPDVSDSAADLLQEPVVVCRAVGTCVIPAAKQRRK from the coding sequence GTGAAGGTGACGCTCAGGGTCAGGCTCTCCGCGCACGACGCGCACTACGGTGGCGGGTTGGTCGATGGCGCGCGCGTGCTCGGCCTCTTCGGCGACGCCGGCACCGAGCTGCTCATCCGCAACGACGGAGATGAAGGCCTCTTCCGCGCGTACGAGTCGGTCGAATTCCTCGCCCCGCTGCACGCCGGCGATTTCGTCGAGGTGGACGCGGAGCTCGTCTCGGTGGGAAAGACCAGCCGCAAGGTGCGGTTCGAGGCGCGCAAGTACATCTCGCCCCGGCCGGATGTTTCCGACTCCGCCGCCGACCTGCTGCAGGAACCGGTGGTGGTCTGCCGCGCGGTGGGAACCTGCGTGATCCCGGCGGCAAAGCAGAGGCGCAAGTGA